The following are from one region of the Mangifera indica cultivar Alphonso chromosome 14, CATAS_Mindica_2.1, whole genome shotgun sequence genome:
- the LOC123195578 gene encoding protein disulfide isomerase-like 2-3, which yields MKRSPLLVFLTIFLSFFTLFNLTFALYGSSSPVVQLTPTNFKSKVLNSNGVVLVEFFAPWCGHCKALTPIWEKAATVLKGVATVAALDADAHQSLAQEYGIRGFPTIKVFVPGKPPVDYQGARDVKPIAEFALQQIKGLLKERLGGKTTGGSSDKSEPNASVELNSQNFDELVLKSKELWIVEFFAPWCGHCKKLAPEWKKAAHNLKGKVKLGHVDCESEKSLMSKFNVQGFPTILVFGADKDSPIPYEGARTASAIESFALEQLETNIAPPEVSELTSPDVMEEKCGSAAICFVSFLPDILDSKADGRNKYLEMMLAVAEKFKRSPYSYVWAAAGKQPDLEKRVGVGGYGYPALVALNVKKGVYTPLKSAYELEHIIEFVKEAGLGGKGILPLDGTPVIAETEPWDGKDGEIIEEDEFSLEELMAD from the exons ATGAAGAGATCACCGTTGCTtgtatttttaacaattttcttgtCCTTCTTCACGTTGTTCAACCTCACTTTTGCATTGTACGGATCATCATCACCTGTAGTTCAGCTCACTCCTACCAACTTCAAGTCCAAG GTTCTGAACTCCAATGGGGTTGTTCTGGTTGAGTTCTTTGCACCTTGGTGTGGCCATTGTAAAGCTCTGACACCTATATGGGAGAAAGCTGCAACTGTCTTAAAAGGTGTTGCTACTGTGGCAGCTCTTGATGCCGATGCACACCAGTCCCTTGCTCAG GAATATGGAATAAGAGGATTTCCTACCATAAAGGTGTTTGTACCAGGGAAGCCTCCAGTAGATTACCAGGGAGCTAGGGATGTCAAACCAATTGCGGAATTTGCACTACAGCAG ATAAAGGGTCTTTTGAAGGAACGCCTAGGTGGAAAAACAACTGGAGGATCAAGTGATAAATCTGAACCTAATGCTTCTGTAGAATTGAATTCCCAGAATTTTGATGAGTTGGTGCTCAAAAGCAAAGAACTTTGGATTGTGGAGTTTTTTGCACCTTG GTGTGGACACTGTAAAAAGCTGGCTCCTGAGTGGAAGAAGGCTGCCCATAACTTGAAGGGCAAAGTAAAGTTGGGTCATGTCGACTGTGAGTCTGAGAAG TCTTTGATGAGCAAATTCAATGTTCAAGGATTCCCCACTATCTTGGTATTTGGTGCTGACAAAGACAGCCCAATTCCTTATGAGGGTGCTAGAACTGCCTCAGCTATTGAATCATTTGCTCTGGAGCAGTTGGAAACAAATATTGCACCACCTGAAGTGTCTGAGCTTACTAGCCCA GATGTAATGGAAGAGAAGTGTGGCTCTGCAGCCATctgttttgtttctttccttCCTGATATTTTGGACTCTAAGGCTGATGGGAGAAATAAGTACCTTGAGATGATGTTAGCAGTTGCAGAGAAGTTCAAGAGGAGTCCTTACAG CTATGTGTGGGCAGCTGCTGGTAAGCAGCCAGATCTAGAGAAGCGGGTAGGTGTTGGTGGCTATGGCTATCCAGCCCTGGTAGCTTTGAATGTGAAGAAAGGAGTTTATACTCCGCTGAAAAGTGCATATGAGCTTGAGCATATCAT AGAGTTTGTTAAGGAAGCTGGGCTTGGTGGAAAGGGCATTTTGCCTTTAGATGGAACCCCTGTAATTGCAGAAACTGAACCATGGGACGGTAAGGATGGGGAAATCATTGAAGAGGATGAATTTTCCCTTGAAGAACTCATGGCAGACTAA